From the Deltaproteobacteria bacterium HGW-Deltaproteobacteria-18 genome, the window ATGCCGCCCCACTGGACGGGGCCGACGTAAATCCTTAAGGCAATCGCGTCTGAAGGATCATCCCCAGAAAGGAAATTTCCATGTCCCCACCAACCTGCGTCATCGGCATCGACACCGGCGGCACCTACACGGATGCGACAGTTCTCGACCGTTCGTCCGGACGGGTTCTGGCCGGCGTGAAGACTCCGACCACCCCTCACGACCCGGCCCTGGCCATCGGCCGAAGCCTGGAAAAGGTGCTCCTGGCCTCGGGCGCAAACCCGGACGCGATCGAACTTGTGACCGTGTCCACGACCCTCGCCACCAACGCCCTGGTGGAAGACAAGGGGGCGGAGGTCGGACTCTTCGTCATCGGTCACGACAAACGCCTGCACATTCCGGCGGCGGACATGCGCTTCATCCCCGGCGGACACAAGGCCCGGGGCATCGAATCCGAACCACTGGGCATGGATTTTCTGATCCAGGGCATCGCCGCCATGAAAGGCCGCGTGGACGCCTATGCCGTCTGCGCCATGCTCGCCTTCGAAGACCCGACCCACGAACTGGTCGCGACCAAGGCCATCGAGCTCATGGACCCAAAACCCGTGTTCTGCTCCCATCAGGCCAGCACCCGCCCGGGCATGGAGGAACGCGCCGCCACGGCCGTGCTCAACGCCCGCCTGCTGCCCGTCATGCAGGACTTCCTGCGCGGCATCGCCCGCTCCATGGAACGCCTCGGACTGTCCTGCCCGGTGCGCATCGTGCGCGGAGACTGCCAGAGCATGGACCTGCCCGAGGCCGTGCGCAATTCCTCGGCCACGGTGGCCAGCGGCCCGGCGGCCACCGCCCTGTTCGGCGGACACGCCGCCGCGGGCGAGACGGCGCTCATCGTGGACGTGGGCGGCACCACGACGGACATCACCCTCGTCAGGGAGGGCCGCCCCGTGGTCCGCGAGGAGGGCATGACCATCGGCTCCTGGCGCACGCACGTGCGGGCCGTGGAGATGTACACCGTGGGCCTTGGCGGCGACAGCCTGACGCGCGTCGAGAACGGCCGCCTTTGCCTTGGCCCGGCCCGGGTCGTACCGCTGTCCCAGATCCACCTGCATCTTGACGGGGCGGCCCTGGAATCCATGACGCGCCCCGAGGCCTGGCTCGGT encodes:
- a CDS encoding hydantoinase/oxoprolinase; the protein is MSPPTCVIGIDTGGTYTDATVLDRSSGRVLAGVKTPTTPHDPALAIGRSLEKVLLASGANPDAIELVTVSTTLATNALVEDKGAEVGLFVIGHDKRLHIPAADMRFIPGGHKARGIESEPLGMDFLIQGIAAMKGRVDAYAVCAMLAFEDPTHELVATKAIELMDPKPVFCSHQASTRPGMEERAATAVLNARLLPVMQDFLRGIARSMERLGLSCPVRIVRGDCQSMDLPEAVRNSSATVASGPAATALFGGHAAAGETALIVDVGGTTTDITLVREGRPVVREEGMTIGSWRTHVRAVEMYTVGLGGDSLTRVENGRLCLGPARVVPLSQIHLHLDGAALESMTRPEAWLGADLCAQCVQLAPGTEPKDDPILRWLAEHGPATPVRLRQELALAESSLEKAIARLQAARRVITCGFTPTDALHVLGRLDLGDARPAMAGAGVLAALLNLAPQAFCDLVLEKAHATIATTILCALGNREVGPALARLIQEPGRDTLLDITIKVRPRIIGIGAAAPFLLPAVAARLGTEAIFPEHYEVGNALGAALMDTITTKE